Proteins found in one Saccharopolyspora phatthalungensis genomic segment:
- a CDS encoding universal stress protein: MTSMEPKPVIVGIDGSSSALEAARWAAAEAQRRGTWLHVVFADVFALVYVPDLPTMPIPQTYANAMARQAEQWLHRAKREATAVAPGLEVRTFVATGGAIPVLVDESRHAQLAVAGSSGLGGFTGILVGSVAIALCAHGHCPVAVVRQPPTAESDAPVVVGVDDSPGRETVLNMAFEEAAMRAVPLEAVHAWHTVGSEQAWYSFHREGRDAALQHDEERILAENLASWNEKYPDVEVRRIVAQGKPARVLLEHAQHAQLAVVGARGRGALAGLVLGSTSQQLVRHAPCPLIVAR; the protein is encoded by the coding sequence ATGACCAGCATGGAGCCGAAACCGGTCATCGTGGGCATCGACGGGTCCTCATCGGCACTTGAGGCCGCGCGGTGGGCCGCCGCCGAGGCCCAACGCCGTGGCACCTGGCTACACGTCGTATTCGCCGACGTATTCGCACTGGTGTACGTGCCGGACCTGCCGACGATGCCGATCCCGCAAACCTACGCCAACGCGATGGCGCGGCAAGCCGAGCAATGGCTGCACCGAGCCAAGCGGGAGGCGACCGCAGTGGCCCCAGGACTGGAGGTGCGGACTTTCGTGGCGACCGGAGGCGCCATTCCGGTGCTCGTCGACGAGTCACGGCACGCGCAACTCGCCGTCGCTGGCAGCAGCGGCCTCGGTGGTTTCACCGGAATTCTCGTGGGTTCCGTCGCAATCGCGCTTTGCGCGCACGGGCACTGCCCGGTCGCAGTGGTGCGACAGCCGCCCACGGCCGAATCTGACGCCCCCGTGGTGGTTGGTGTGGACGACTCGCCTGGTAGGGAAACGGTGCTGAACATGGCGTTCGAGGAAGCCGCGATGCGCGCTGTACCTCTTGAGGCCGTGCACGCCTGGCACACGGTGGGAAGCGAGCAAGCCTGGTACAGCTTCCACCGCGAGGGCCGCGACGCGGCGCTCCAACACGATGAGGAGCGCATCCTCGCCGAAAACCTGGCGAGCTGGAACGAGAAGTACCCCGACGTCGAGGTGCGCCGCATCGTGGCGCAGGGCAAACCTGCGCGCGTGCTGCTTGAGCACGCGCAGCACGCGCAGCTGGCGGTCGTGGGAGCCCGTGGGCGCGGGGCCCTCGCCGGGCTGGTGCTGGGCTCGACGAGCCAACAGTTGGTGCGCCACGCGCCCTGCCCGCTCATCGTGGCGCGCTGA
- a CDS encoding CBS domain-containing protein translates to MTDQANALELASTPVVAVRPELDAMTALYEMYRRDVHHLAVVTEDDAAVGLVSAVDLLQGIAAQYPKTSAPVGSLCPVPGPRVDAADDIGIAAQRMIDAHTDAVLVERRGQVCGVLTAVDLVRSIADRQPEEEGSR, encoded by the coding sequence ATGACCGACCAGGCAAACGCGCTCGAACTCGCCAGCACGCCCGTGGTCGCGGTCCGGCCCGAACTGGACGCGATGACCGCCCTGTACGAGATGTACCGCCGCGACGTCCACCACCTCGCCGTGGTCACCGAGGACGACGCTGCCGTGGGGCTGGTGAGCGCCGTGGATCTTCTGCAGGGCATCGCGGCCCAGTACCCGAAGACTTCCGCTCCCGTCGGCTCGCTGTGCCCGGTGCCAGGCCCCCGGGTGGACGCGGCCGACGACATCGGTATCGCGGCGCAACGCATGATCGACGCCCACACCGATGCCGTTCTGGTCGAGCGGCGGGGGCAAGTGTGCGGCGTGCTCACCGCAGTCGATCTCGTCCGCAGCATCGCCGACCGGCAGCCGGAGGAAGAAGGATCTCGATGA
- a CDS encoding CBS domain-containing protein — MRVEEVFHPGTLSCQDSDSLAEVARKMTADHVGALAVLDNDRVIGIISERDVVRAIAEQADPREAKATSFASHKLETASFGEDTRDAARRMLDAGIRHLPVKQGHNVVGVISMRDLLAVETWL; from the coding sequence ATGCGAGTCGAAGAGGTCTTCCACCCGGGAACGCTCAGCTGTCAAGACTCGGATTCACTCGCCGAGGTCGCGAGGAAGATGACCGCGGACCACGTCGGCGCCCTCGCCGTGCTCGACAACGACCGGGTCATCGGCATCATCTCTGAACGCGACGTCGTCCGAGCCATCGCGGAACAGGCCGATCCGCGAGAGGCGAAAGCCACGTCGTTCGCGTCTCACAAACTCGAAACGGCCTCCTTCGGCGAGGACACCCGAGACGCCGCACGACGGATGCTCGACGCAGGAATCCGACATCTGCCGGTGAAGCAGGGCCATAATGTCGTCGGCGTGATCTCCATGCGCGACCTGCTGGCCGTCGAAACGTGGCTGTGA
- a CDS encoding phthiocerol/phthiodiolone dimycocerosyl transferase family protein has translation MPEMTSRSPVIRSLAPTESWLVDIGIYVGYVVEVRGRLDVDALSAALESLRRAYPALAAHLRSVDECHMLVAPTGSLPGVSVLDGSPSDPLMGFDVDPGSVLSAVHVVRDGDRASVALLIHHAIADGHHGLAVLEAFWSSYTDIVQGGSPSLGTHGYPDAVEKILSDRGIGQFEYPDPPAESLQVSGADAAGDLPAFTSQVIRCDVDIAALLDLGHRTKLTLNALVSAALILTEANERQRPIHEIPYYITLDMRRRLTPPVETTAGTNVLSFVGFTATDDTDTDLIGLARAVAARLPEALEAENDIHQTATELRGFFDNLAMPSTPGSVFTTNWGAVPALRSPAGLTLDRFRAAVYNKIQNASVLTPTQAEAMHTYTIYSFNGKLTIEALISDPAQYESAQRKIAALKSTLSALPQV, from the coding sequence ATGCCTGAGATGACCAGTCGGTCTCCCGTGATTCGCAGTCTCGCTCCCACCGAGAGCTGGTTGGTGGATATCGGTATCTATGTGGGCTATGTCGTCGAGGTCCGTGGCCGATTGGATGTCGACGCACTTTCTGCGGCGTTGGAATCTCTCAGGCGCGCTTACCCAGCCCTGGCTGCGCATCTGAGGTCGGTTGATGAATGCCATATGCTCGTTGCCCCCACCGGCTCCCTGCCCGGAGTCAGCGTGTTAGACGGCAGCCCGTCCGACCCCCTGATGGGTTTCGATGTGGACCCTGGCAGCGTCCTCTCCGCGGTCCATGTAGTACGTGACGGCGATCGAGCCAGCGTGGCGTTGCTGATTCACCACGCGATCGCCGACGGACATCATGGACTCGCGGTGCTTGAGGCTTTCTGGTCCAGCTACACCGACATCGTGCAAGGCGGGTCTCCCAGCCTCGGCACCCACGGCTATCCGGACGCGGTCGAAAAAATTCTGTCCGATCGAGGGATCGGGCAATTCGAGTATCCGGATCCACCGGCGGAGTCCCTGCAAGTTTCCGGCGCGGACGCCGCCGGCGATCTGCCAGCGTTCACGAGTCAGGTGATCCGGTGCGATGTCGACATCGCGGCCCTCTTGGATCTCGGCCACCGGACAAAGCTCACCTTAAATGCACTCGTATCCGCGGCGCTTATCCTCACCGAGGCGAACGAGCGCCAACGGCCGATCCATGAGATCCCCTACTACATCACCCTGGACATGCGCAGGAGACTGACGCCGCCAGTGGAAACGACAGCCGGAACGAACGTACTCAGCTTTGTCGGCTTCACCGCGACCGACGACACCGATACCGATCTCATCGGCCTGGCCCGTGCCGTCGCCGCACGTCTTCCGGAAGCCCTCGAAGCGGAAAATGACATTCATCAGACCGCAACCGAACTGCGTGGGTTTTTCGATAATCTGGCGATGCCATCCACCCCAGGAAGCGTTTTCACAACCAACTGGGGCGCGGTACCGGCCCTGCGTTCTCCGGCGGGGTTGACACTCGATAGGTTCCGCGCCGCCGTTTACAACAAGATTCAAAACGCCAGTGTTCTGACTCCAACCCAGGCCGAAGCAATGCATACTTACACCATTTATTCATTCAATGGAAAATTGACAATAGAGGCACTTATCAGCGATCCAGCACAGTACGAGTCCGCGCAACGAAAGATCGCGGCATTGAAATCGACACTAAGCGCACTCCCGCAGGTCTAG
- a CDS encoding acyl-CoA dehydrogenase family protein, with protein MPRSVAWSGCDAECGDRRKRDYYTKNGTLVHSRELFKKMADLGWAGIAIPDEYGGSGGGLIEQCIFFEETSRGLAPVAAAASSQLVAQTLLKFGTEEQKQARLPLVASGGAMSLSLSEPDAGSERVAVLTPYVDELNVKIRESLASTGIEVIDIEGFGIDDNFGLAEPMPQEIADRAIKLVDRCEPDPLFISCTNFRALEAVARIEATTGIPVVTSNRAVAAAVRKTLEDLA; from the coding sequence GTGCCGAGATCGGTCGCATGGTCCGGCTGCGATGCCGAGTGCGGCGATCGCCGGAAACGGGATTACTACACGAAAAACGGCACTCTCGTGCACAGCCGGGAACTGTTCAAGAAGATGGCCGACCTGGGCTGGGCCGGCATCGCGATCCCCGACGAATACGGGGGATCGGGCGGCGGACTCATCGAGCAATGCATCTTCTTCGAAGAGACATCACGCGGACTCGCCCCGGTCGCCGCTGCGGCGAGCAGCCAGCTCGTGGCACAGACACTGCTCAAATTCGGCACCGAGGAGCAGAAGCAGGCTCGTCTGCCGCTGGTCGCCAGCGGCGGAGCCATGTCCCTGAGCTTGTCCGAGCCGGATGCCGGTTCCGAGCGGGTCGCGGTCCTGACGCCGTATGTCGACGAGCTCAACGTCAAGATCCGCGAAAGCCTGGCGAGCACCGGCATTGAGGTCATCGACATCGAGGGATTCGGGATCGACGACAACTTCGGGCTCGCCGAACCGATGCCGCAGGAGATCGCGGACCGCGCGATCAAGTTGGTCGACCGCTGCGAACCCGATCCGCTGTTCATCTCGTGCACGAACTTCCGAGCGCTCGAAGCAGTCGCGCGGATCGAAGCGACGACCGGCATTCCCGTCGTCACCAGCAATCGTGCGGTGGCGGCGGCAGTCCGGAAGACCCTGGAAGACCTCGCTTGA
- a CDS encoding S1 family peptidase, translating into MPRGSLGRGILALVATMLTSLALAAPIAGAASTPFIIGGTEAKQTYSFMASMQSTDGQHHCGASLIDKQWLVTAAHCVDGQQPSNVQYRIGSSDRTKGGEVVKPDKFIAHPNSKQKQSGSDVATGYDIAMVHLAQPVKAQPIEISATSPQPGTALLLLGWGQTCGTQKCGEPPQNLKELNTKTIAPSGCNGSGNPFDSERELCIDNQGGKVSACYGDSGGPAVVREGSDFKLVGATSRGQAENCAEKPGIYSNLVAHTDWIKQTMSSGGASDPSGGGSDPSGGSSPGGSPGGSPGGPGGSPGGPGGSPGGPGGSPGGSPGGPGGFPGGPRGGHPGMPSFPPGMLPKR; encoded by the coding sequence ATGCCCCGAGGTTCTCTAGGCCGAGGCATTCTCGCGCTCGTCGCGACGATGCTGACCAGCCTGGCGCTCGCAGCACCAATCGCCGGTGCTGCTTCTACGCCGTTCATTATCGGAGGTACCGAAGCGAAACAGACCTACAGCTTTATGGCGTCCATGCAATCCACCGATGGTCAACACCACTGCGGCGCCTCGCTGATCGATAAACAGTGGTTGGTCACCGCCGCGCACTGCGTGGACGGGCAACAGCCCAGCAACGTCCAATACCGGATCGGGTCAAGCGACCGCACCAAGGGCGGTGAGGTCGTCAAACCGGACAAGTTCATCGCCCACCCCAATTCGAAGCAGAAGCAGAGCGGCAGCGACGTCGCCACCGGCTACGACATCGCCATGGTCCACCTGGCGCAACCGGTGAAAGCGCAGCCGATCGAGATCTCTGCGACGTCACCGCAGCCGGGCACCGCGCTGCTGCTGCTCGGGTGGGGCCAGACCTGCGGGACGCAAAAATGCGGCGAGCCGCCCCAAAACTTGAAGGAGTTGAACACCAAGACGATCGCCCCGTCGGGCTGCAACGGCTCGGGCAACCCCTTCGATTCGGAACGCGAGCTGTGCATCGATAATCAGGGCGGCAAGGTGAGCGCATGCTACGGCGACTCCGGTGGCCCGGCCGTGGTGCGAGAGGGCAGCGATTTCAAACTGGTCGGCGCGACCAGCCGCGGCCAGGCCGAGAATTGCGCGGAGAAGCCCGGCATCTACAGCAACCTCGTGGCGCACACCGACTGGATCAAGCAGACCATGAGTTCCGGCGGCGCATCCGATCCCTCCGGCGGAGGATCCGATCCCTCCGGAGGGTCGTCCCCGGGCGGGTCCCCCGGTGGGTCGCCGGGCGGGCCTGGTGGGTCCCCTGGCGGGCCGGGCGGGTCCCCTGGTGGGCCTGGTGGGTCCCCTGGTGGGTCGCCGGGCGGGCCGGGCGGGTTCCCTGGCGGGCCCCGTGGCGGCCACCCCGGAATGCCGTCGTTCCCGCCGGGGATGCTGCCCAAGCGGTAA
- a CDS encoding EF-hand domain-containing protein produces MSEQFLRQKHDRLFQFWDTNRDGVIEWADVQAVVEGVSNAFGWAEDSAQKRRLSSATRRWWDDMFAPYAVNGELARDPFVTCLHNWATADRSAFREVLAPAAEAYAAMGDLDGDGTVNEDEYVKVFGSSIQMSEDESRDAFRRLDRDGDGLISVEEFAADTVEYFTATDRAAPGNWLLGPIEPSKA; encoded by the coding sequence ATGTCAGAGCAATTCCTTCGGCAGAAGCACGACCGCCTCTTCCAATTCTGGGACACCAACCGCGATGGGGTCATTGAGTGGGCCGACGTCCAGGCCGTGGTGGAGGGCGTTAGCAATGCCTTCGGCTGGGCCGAGGACTCCGCCCAGAAACGACGGCTGAGCAGCGCGACGCGACGATGGTGGGATGACATGTTCGCGCCATACGCGGTGAACGGCGAACTGGCCCGCGACCCGTTCGTCACCTGCCTGCACAACTGGGCAACCGCTGACAGGTCGGCGTTCCGCGAGGTCCTAGCTCCCGCGGCCGAGGCCTACGCCGCGATGGGCGATCTCGACGGTGACGGGACGGTGAACGAAGACGAGTACGTCAAGGTGTTCGGCAGCTCGATCCAGATGTCCGAGGACGAATCTCGCGACGCATTCCGCCGGCTGGACCGCGACGGCGACGGACTGATCTCCGTGGAGGAGTTCGCCGCCGATACTGTCGAGTACTTCACGGCTACCGACCGTGCGGCGCCGGGCAACTGGTTGCTCGGGCCGATCGAGCCAAGCAAGGCCTGA
- the iolD gene encoding 3D-(3,5/4)-trihydroxycyclohexane-1,2-dione acylhydrolase (decyclizing) — MKTRRLTVAQALVRFLANQHTERDGEQRRLIAGCWGIFGHGNVAGIGQALLEAGGDMPYLQGRNEQAMVHAAVGFARQSNRMSTYACTTSIGPGATNLVTGAALATINHLPVLLLPGDIFATRPADPVLQQLEVPHARDVSVNDCLRPVSRYFDRIWRPEALIPSALDAMRVLTDPVETGAVTLALPQDVQAEAYDWPEEFFAERVWRVHRPAPDARSVAEAAERIRAAKRPLVIAGGGVHHSGAEEALRAFAESTGIPVSETQAGRGSLRFDHPCELGSIGHTGTAVSDDIARAADLIIGVGTRYSDFTTASRTLFANPDVRFVNVNITSLDAHKQAATPVIGDARTTLGQLTEVLSGHRVSEDYVQEYRAGAQRWAQVIERTTRSAAGDERPGQAEVLGVLDEVLDDRDVVINAAGSMPEDLNKLWRAKQPRQYHVEYGFSCMGYEIPAAIGARLADPSREVFALVGDGTYLMMPTELVTAVQEGIKINLVLVQNHGYASIGGLSEKVGGERFGTAYRYRDETGAFTGEPLPVDLAANAESLGMDVLRASTVDQMRNALRAARAAEHPTAVYVETDPAKAQLPPEAWWDVPVAEVSTRESTQLARKRYEDQARTQRHHL; from the coding sequence ATGAAAACCCGGCGGTTGACCGTCGCGCAGGCGCTGGTGCGGTTCCTCGCCAACCAGCACACCGAACGCGACGGCGAGCAGCGTCGGCTGATCGCCGGGTGCTGGGGCATCTTCGGCCACGGCAACGTCGCCGGAATCGGCCAGGCGCTGCTGGAGGCCGGCGGCGACATGCCCTACCTCCAGGGGCGCAACGAGCAGGCGATGGTGCACGCGGCGGTCGGATTCGCCCGCCAGAGCAACCGGATGTCCACCTACGCGTGCACGACCTCGATCGGGCCGGGAGCGACGAACCTGGTCACCGGTGCCGCCCTGGCCACCATCAACCACCTGCCGGTGTTGCTGTTGCCGGGCGACATCTTCGCGACTCGACCCGCCGATCCGGTGCTACAGCAGCTGGAGGTCCCGCACGCCCGGGACGTCTCGGTCAACGACTGCCTGCGGCCGGTGTCGCGCTACTTCGACCGGATCTGGCGGCCGGAAGCGCTGATCCCCTCCGCACTGGACGCGATGCGGGTGCTCACCGACCCGGTGGAGACCGGCGCGGTGACCCTGGCGCTGCCGCAGGACGTGCAAGCCGAGGCGTACGACTGGCCGGAGGAGTTCTTCGCCGAGCGGGTGTGGCGGGTGCACCGCCCGGCACCGGACGCGCGGTCGGTCGCCGAGGCCGCCGAGCGGATCCGGGCGGCGAAGCGTCCGCTGGTCATCGCCGGGGGCGGGGTACACCACAGCGGTGCGGAAGAAGCGTTGCGGGCTTTCGCCGAGAGCACCGGAATTCCGGTGTCCGAAACGCAGGCGGGCCGTGGCTCGCTGCGCTTCGACCACCCCTGCGAGCTCGGGTCCATCGGGCACACCGGCACCGCGGTCTCCGACGACATCGCCCGTGCCGCGGACCTGATCATCGGCGTCGGCACCCGCTACTCGGACTTCACCACCGCCTCCCGGACTTTGTTCGCCAACCCGGACGTTCGGTTCGTCAACGTCAACATCACCTCGCTGGACGCCCACAAGCAGGCGGCGACCCCGGTGATCGGCGATGCGCGCACGACGCTGGGACAGCTGACCGAGGTGCTGTCCGGGCACCGCGTGTCCGAGGACTACGTGCAGGAGTACCGCGCCGGCGCGCAGCGCTGGGCGCAGGTGATCGAGCGGACGACGCGGAGCGCGGCCGGGGACGAGCGGCCGGGACAGGCTGAGGTGCTTGGCGTGCTCGACGAGGTCCTTGACGACCGCGACGTGGTGATCAACGCGGCCGGGTCGATGCCCGAGGACCTGAACAAGCTGTGGCGTGCCAAGCAACCGCGGCAGTACCACGTCGAGTACGGCTTCTCGTGCATGGGCTACGAGATCCCGGCGGCGATCGGCGCCCGGCTGGCCGACCCGTCGCGCGAGGTGTTCGCGCTGGTCGGCGACGGCACCTACCTGATGATGCCGACCGAGCTGGTCACCGCGGTGCAGGAAGGCATCAAGATCAACCTGGTGCTGGTGCAGAACCACGGCTACGCATCGATCGGCGGCCTGTCCGAGAAGGTCGGCGGCGAGCGTTTCGGCACCGCCTACCGCTACCGCGACGAAACCGGTGCCTTCACCGGCGAGCCGCTACCGGTGGACCTGGCGGCCAACGCCGAAAGCCTCGGCATGGACGTCCTGCGGGCCTCCACTGTGGACCAAATGCGCAACGCCCTGCGCGCAGCCCGGGCGGCGGAGCACCCGACGGCGGTGTACGTCGAGACCGACCCGGCGAAGGCGCAACTGCCGCCGGAGGCGTGGTGGGACGTGCCGGTGGCCGAGGTCTCCACCCGCGAGAGCACGCAACTGGCGCGCAAGCGCTACGAGGACCAAGCGCGCACGCAGCGGCACCACCTGTGA
- the iolB gene encoding 5-deoxy-glucuronate isomerase: protein MTDKRFYCPAGTTARGEYSTFVDPESAGWGYSSLRVLELEAGARHELATGDSEWIVLPLADSCTVVCDGETFELAGRRSVFDGVTDFVYIPRDAQVRISSDSGGRFALTGARCENRLPARYGPAAGVPVELRGAGQASRQVNNFGAAHVFEADRLIAVEVLTPSGNWSSFPPHKHDLEREGESRLEEIYYFEIADSHGSPGVGYQRVYPSGPDRATDVLAEVRSGDVVLIPDGWHGPSMAVPGYDMYYLNVMAGPSPDRAWLICDDPTHAWVRDTWAEQQVDPRLPLYTAPAQTTVEER, encoded by the coding sequence TTGACGGACAAGCGTTTCTACTGTCCAGCGGGTACGACGGCGCGCGGCGAGTACAGCACTTTCGTGGACCCGGAGTCCGCGGGATGGGGCTACTCGTCGCTGCGGGTGCTCGAACTCGAAGCCGGTGCACGCCACGAGCTGGCCACCGGTGACAGCGAATGGATCGTGCTGCCGCTGGCCGACAGCTGCACGGTGGTCTGCGACGGCGAGACGTTCGAGCTGGCCGGGCGCAGGAGCGTGTTCGACGGTGTCACGGATTTCGTTTACATACCAAGGGATGCGCAGGTGCGGATCAGCAGCGATTCCGGCGGTCGGTTCGCGCTGACCGGCGCGCGGTGCGAAAACCGGCTGCCCGCGCGCTACGGCCCGGCCGCCGGAGTGCCGGTCGAGCTGCGCGGTGCTGGGCAGGCCAGCCGACAGGTCAACAACTTCGGTGCGGCGCACGTGTTCGAGGCGGACCGGCTGATCGCTGTCGAGGTGCTAACGCCGTCGGGAAATTGGTCGTCGTTCCCGCCGCACAAGCACGACTTGGAGCGCGAGGGCGAGTCGCGGCTGGAGGAGATCTACTACTTCGAGATCGCCGATTCGCACGGCAGCCCCGGTGTCGGGTACCAGCGGGTCTACCCGTCGGGTCCGGACCGCGCGACCGACGTGCTTGCCGAGGTGCGCAGCGGGGACGTGGTGCTGATTCCGGACGGCTGGCACGGGCCGTCGATGGCGGTGCCGGGCTACGACATGTACTACCTCAACGTGATGGCCGGTCCGTCCCCGGACCGCGCCTGGCTGATCTGCGATGACCCGACGCACGCGTGGGTGCGCGACACCTGGGCCGAGCAGCAAGTGGACCCGCGGCTCCCGCTCTACACCGCACCCGCACAGACCACAGTGGAGGAACGATGA
- a CDS encoding Cgl0159 family (beta/alpha)8-fold protein, whose protein sequence is MSDLSITDLTWVRATRPEAIAEAAAARSRRPLLGDNGRMMIVAADHPARGALGAGANPLAMANRADLLERLCVALQRPGVDGVLGTADILEDLLLLGALENKVVIGSMNRGGLAGASFELDDRFTGHRASDLERLRFDAGKLLLRLDMSDPGSLNTMHGAANAINELAERGLMAMAEPFISHRVDGKVRNDLSAAAVARSIAIASGLGGTSAHTWLKVPVVEDIDQIGRALEATTLPTVLLGGEVSTDPAATQERWHKALQLPNVRGLVVGRTLLYPHDDDVAGAVDAAVGLL, encoded by the coding sequence GTGTCTGATCTGAGCATCACCGACCTCACCTGGGTGCGCGCGACGCGGCCCGAGGCGATCGCGGAAGCGGCCGCGGCCCGGTCCCGGCGACCCCTGCTCGGTGACAACGGCCGCATGATGATCGTGGCCGCCGACCACCCGGCACGCGGCGCGCTGGGCGCCGGTGCCAACCCGCTGGCGATGGCCAACCGCGCCGACCTGCTGGAGCGGCTGTGCGTCGCCTTGCAGCGACCGGGCGTCGATGGCGTGCTGGGCACGGCCGACATCCTTGAGGACCTTCTGCTGCTGGGAGCGCTGGAGAACAAGGTCGTCATCGGCTCGATGAACCGCGGCGGCCTGGCCGGGGCGTCCTTCGAGCTCGATGACCGGTTCACCGGACACCGCGCGTCGGACCTTGAGCGGTTGCGCTTCGATGCCGGAAAGTTGTTGCTGCGTCTGGACATGAGCGATCCGGGATCGCTGAACACCATGCACGGCGCGGCGAATGCGATCAACGAGCTCGCCGAGCGCGGGCTGATGGCCATGGCCGAGCCGTTCATCTCGCACCGCGTCGACGGCAAGGTGCGCAACGACCTCTCGGCGGCGGCGGTCGCCCGCTCCATCGCGATCGCCTCCGGCCTCGGCGGCACGTCGGCCCACACCTGGCTGAAGGTGCCGGTCGTCGAGGACATCGACCAGATCGGTCGCGCCCTGGAGGCCACCACGTTGCCGACGGTCCTGCTCGGCGGTGAGGTTTCGACCGACCCGGCGGCGACCCAAGAGCGCTGGCACAAGGCGCTGCAACTGCCGAACGTGCGCGGCCTCGTCGTCGGCCGGACCCTGCTGTATCCGCATGACGACGACGTCGCGGGCGCCGTCGACGCCGCTGTCGGGCTGCTGTGA
- the iolC gene encoding 5-dehydro-2-deoxygluconokinase, producing MSSPFDVITVGRIGVDIYPLQTGVPLPQVVSFGKYLGGTATNVAVAVARLGHRSAVISRTGADPFGEYIHQALKGFDVDDRWVSAVEQYPTPVTFCEVFPPDDFPLYFYRQPKAPDLEIHADELDFDAIAEARIFWMTGTGLAEEPSRSATLAALRHRAKRGTTVFDLDWRPMFWPDHDEARGWYQSALPHVTVAVGNLDEVERAVGTREPEKAADLLLDIGVELAVVKQGPKGVLARTRDAEVVAPPVPVEVVNGLGAGDAFGGALCHGLLEGWELERTMRFANAAGALVASRLACSAAMPYADEVEAMLSGESRSPGAKRLNGNESEHRV from the coding sequence ATGAGCAGCCCCTTCGACGTCATCACGGTGGGCCGCATCGGGGTTGACATCTACCCGCTGCAGACCGGTGTGCCGCTGCCGCAGGTGGTGTCCTTCGGGAAGTACCTGGGCGGCACCGCGACCAACGTCGCGGTCGCGGTCGCCCGGCTCGGCCACCGCAGCGCGGTGATCAGCCGCACCGGGGCCGACCCGTTCGGCGAGTACATCCACCAGGCGCTCAAGGGATTCGACGTCGACGACCGCTGGGTGAGCGCCGTCGAGCAGTACCCGACGCCGGTGACCTTCTGCGAGGTCTTCCCGCCGGACGACTTCCCGCTGTACTTCTACCGCCAGCCCAAGGCGCCTGACCTGGAGATCCACGCCGACGAACTGGACTTCGACGCGATCGCCGAGGCGCGCATCTTCTGGATGACCGGCACCGGATTGGCCGAGGAGCCCAGTCGCTCGGCGACGCTTGCGGCGTTGCGGCACCGGGCGAAGCGCGGCACCACGGTGTTCGACCTGGACTGGCGGCCGATGTTCTGGCCGGACCACGACGAGGCCCGCGGCTGGTACCAGTCGGCACTGCCGCACGTCACCGTGGCGGTCGGAAACCTCGACGAGGTCGAGCGAGCGGTCGGCACCCGCGAGCCGGAGAAGGCGGCGGATCTGCTGCTGGACATCGGCGTGGAGCTCGCCGTCGTCAAGCAGGGCCCGAAGGGGGTGCTCGCCCGCACCCGCGATGCGGAGGTGGTCGCGCCTCCGGTGCCGGTCGAGGTGGTCAACGGGCTCGGCGCCGGGGATGCCTTCGGCGGTGCGCTGTGCCACGGCCTGCTTGAGGGCTGGGAACTGGAGCGGACCATGCGATTCGCCAACGCCGCCGGCGCGCTGGTTGCTTCTCGCCTGGCCTGCTCGGCGGCGATGCCCTATGCGGACGAGGTCGAGGCCATGCTGTCCGGCGAATCCCGATCGCCGGGCGCAAAGCGCTTGAACGGCAACGAAAGTGAGCACCGTGTCTGA